A genomic stretch from Acidobacteriota bacterium includes:
- a CDS encoding HAMP domain-containing protein — protein sequence MTKATSSRWQMRGLQGRVALLVGLGLFASTVVPGWIAWHSLAALTDRIVVERESDAAVAARHVESVLQREWRRLQEVAAAPDAATGRTVAALSPRDEALRNAYLQGELIDRAFVTNADGLVLKQDPPPQPGAEAVIPASRDALKAERPSASAVARTPTGDRVYLFVPIKDWRGVPIGVAGGEIDPASPRMIGLLREQPVAEGGAIDLVDALGIVVASSDAQRRGRRDEHPQLIASLLRSGTNIRGTCTSCHDRSKVGVEQVTAIVPIRQMHWALSLREPETATLADANRLRRSLFFWVPLLVVLGLLFADGVAQSVLRPIGVLRRAAERIASGDLDLAIPPLGEDEVGRLGRSLEHMRAALKASMDAIEQSNATLEARVEERTREREVLYRQLAEREEARGRLLRQVITAQEDERKRLARELHDETCQTVSVLAMRLETAVARLPPGVDSGPLIEARALAVRTLDELHRLIYDLRPSVLDDLGLWSAIAWYADRHLNTLGVAVRCEFNDVERRLPPLMETALFRVVQEAISNIARHAQAEQVLIQCGIRGDVLTIEIEDDGEGFDRAAISRPAEDGHGWGLLGITERVEAIGGKVLIDTAPGQGTRLVVSVQVPPEVARV from the coding sequence ATGACCAAGGCGACTTCTTCCCGATGGCAGATGCGCGGCCTGCAGGGGCGCGTGGCCCTGCTGGTCGGGCTTGGGCTGTTCGCGTCGACGGTGGTGCCCGGTTGGATCGCCTGGCACAGCCTGGCGGCGCTGACCGATCGCATCGTCGTCGAACGCGAATCGGACGCCGCTGTCGCCGCCCGCCACGTCGAAAGCGTACTCCAGCGCGAATGGCGGCGCCTCCAGGAGGTGGCCGCCGCGCCTGACGCCGCGACCGGACGGACCGTTGCCGCGCTTTCGCCCCGCGATGAGGCCTTGCGCAACGCGTACTTGCAAGGCGAACTGATCGATCGGGCGTTTGTCACCAATGCCGATGGGCTCGTGCTGAAGCAGGACCCGCCGCCGCAGCCCGGGGCCGAGGCGGTGATTCCAGCCAGCCGCGACGCACTGAAGGCCGAACGGCCGTCGGCGTCTGCCGTTGCCCGCACACCGACCGGCGATCGGGTCTATCTGTTTGTGCCCATCAAGGACTGGCGGGGCGTGCCGATTGGCGTGGCCGGCGGAGAAATCGATCCGGCCAGCCCGCGCATGATCGGTCTGCTGCGTGAGCAGCCCGTCGCGGAGGGCGGCGCGATCGATCTGGTCGACGCGCTTGGCATCGTTGTCGCCAGTTCCGACGCGCAACGGCGAGGCCGGCGGGATGAACATCCTCAGCTCATCGCGTCACTGCTTCGATCGGGCACGAACATCCGCGGGACGTGTACCTCCTGTCACGATCGCAGCAAGGTCGGCGTCGAACAGGTGACCGCCATCGTGCCGATCCGCCAGATGCACTGGGCGCTGAGCCTGCGGGAACCGGAGACCGCCACGCTCGCCGATGCGAACCGCCTGCGCCGTTCCCTGTTCTTCTGGGTGCCGTTGCTGGTCGTCCTCGGGCTGCTCTTTGCCGACGGGGTCGCGCAAAGCGTGCTGCGCCCGATCGGCGTGCTCCGTCGTGCCGCCGAACGCATTGCGTCGGGTGATCTGGATCTGGCGATTCCCCCGCTCGGTGAGGATGAAGTCGGCCGCCTCGGACGGTCTCTCGAGCACATGCGGGCGGCGCTCAAGGCGTCGATGGACGCCATCGAACAGTCGAATGCGACGCTCGAAGCCCGGGTGGAAGAACGCACGCGTGAACGCGAGGTGCTGTACCGGCAACTGGCAGAGCGCGAGGAAGCGCGCGGCCGGCTGCTTCGCCAGGTCATCACCGCGCAGGAGGACGAACGCAAGCGCCTCGCCCGTGAATTGCACGACGAAACCTGTCAGACCGTCAGCGTCCTCGCGATGCGCCTCGAGACGGCCGTCGCCCGACTGCCGCCGGGCGTGGACAGCGGGCCGCTCATCGAAGCGCGCGCGCTCGCGGTCCGCACGCTCGACGAACTCCATCGCCTGATCTATGACTTGCGTCCGTCGGTGCTCGACGATCTCGGGCTGTGGTCCGCCATCGCCTGGTACGCCGACCGCCACCTGAACACCCTCGGCGTCGCGGTCCGCTGCGAGTTCAACGACGTCGAGCGCCGCCTGCCGCCGCTGATGGAGACGGCACTGTTCCGGGTCGTCCAGGAGGCGATCAGCAACATCGCCAGGCACGCGCAGGCGGAACAGGTGTTGATCCAGTGCGGCATCAGGGGTGATGTGCTCACGATTGAAATCGAGGATGATGGTGAGGGATTCGATCGAGCAGCCATCAGCCGGCCCGCCGAAGACGGGCATGGATGGGGCCTGCTCGGCATCACCGAGCGCGTCGAGGCGATCGGCGGCAAGGTCCTGATCGACACGGCACCGGGCCAGGGAACTCGCCTCGTCGTGTCCGTACAGGTGCCACCGGAGGTGGCTCGTGTCTAA